The Juglans regia cultivar Chandler unplaced genomic scaffold, Walnut 2.0 Scaffold_728, whole genome shotgun sequence genome has a window encoding:
- the LOC118346308 gene encoding putative disease resistance protein RGA4, producing the protein MADLASSLASSLLKKLGSLVYQELYLAWGVQSDLHKLESTISILKIVLLDAEDKQANNPMLSIWLGRLKNILYVAEDVVDELEYEALRKQAITTYGSAMAKVCHFFCSFMALSSRLKLAHKIKDIRERLDEINADKVQFNLTERHEEVHVNPLWREKTHSFIDPSTVFGRDGDKEEIKKSLMHPNPTRNLNIIAIVGLGGMGKTTLAKVVYNDESVVKHFQLRMWVCVPENFNVTRLVKDILKSAGGRVDKNSSNEDTLQTSLRELLKDKRFLLVLDDVWNENRNKWTELRDLLNGGSHGSVIVVTTRSHRVSSVLDPVYTHSVEGLSKEESLSLFVKCAFKEGEDKLYPNLLPIADEIVKKCKGVPLALKSLGGLLYSKVDESEWELVRGNEIWELEENEGGILPALQLSYNQMPIHLKRCFAYCVNFPKDYDFSNILLIEQWVAHGLIIQMSPNKKQELEDIGELYIKELMSICFFQLDLQENLFGMYSFKMHDLVHDLVLSIGHEEWSEIDSDNKDMASTVRHLSISSSSQQVSKFSNKLTNVRSIMYRNEPHVSSVEACISRFKSLRLLTIPYSDFENLPSSIGTQKHLRYLGLSLNQSIKKLPNSICKLHNLQTLLLDGCRDLERLPKDMRNMINLRFLTISTKDTCLFVNGVCCFNSLQILWVVECPRLECLLPQMDRCLTNLRMLVFVECESLTSLPPIIKHLKALESLYICDCEEIDLTGGGGGDAQDLNLRLQILYITNLPKLEILPEWLLGSANTLKHLHIEQCENLKALPEWLPTLKSLQTLEIIECNELSSLPEGIRHMKTLRKLVIIPEL; encoded by the coding sequence ATGGCTGATCTTGCCTCTAGCCTCGCCAGTAGTCTCTTGAAGAAATTAGGCTCTTTGGTTTATCAAGAGCTCTACTTGGCATGGGGTGTCCAGAGCGACCTGCATAAACTTGAGAGCACGATTTCTATCCTTAagatcgtgctcttggatgctgAAGACAAGCAAGCAAACAACCCCATGCTGAGCATCTGGCTTGGACGgcttaaaaatatcttatatgtcGCAGAGGATGTGGTAGATGAACTTGAGTACGAAGCTTTAAGGAAGCAAGCGATTACGACATATGGAAGCGCTATGGCAAAGGTATGCCATTTCTTTTGTTCATTCATGGCACTTTCATCCCGTTTAAAACTGGCTCACAAAATCAAGGACATTAGAGAGAGGTTAGATGAGATTAATGCTGATAAGGTTCAGTTTAATCTCACTGAGCGGCATGAAGAGGTGCATGTCAATCCCCTGTGGAGGGAGAAGACCCATTCCTTTATTGATCCTTCAACAGTATTCGGTAGGGATGGtgacaaagaagaaataaaaaagagtttgatgCACCCAAATCCCACTagaaatcttaatataattgcCATAGTTGGATTAGGAGGTATGGGAAAGACCACACTTGCCAAGGTTGTTTACAATGACGAATCCGTAGTTAAACATTTTCAGTTGAGAATGTGGGTTTGTGTACCTGAGAATTTTAATGTTACAAGATTGGTGAAAGACATCCTTAAATCTGCTGGTGGTAGAGTTGATAAGAATTCAAGTAATGAAGATACATTGCAGACTAGTTTGAGAGAACTTTTAAAGGATAAAAGGTTTCTACTAGTTTTAGATGATGTCTggaatgaaaatagaaataaatggaCTGAACTGAGAGATTTGCTTAATGGAGGGTCGCATGGAAGTGTCATTGTTGTAACGACACGTAGTCACAGGGTTTCTTCCGTTTTAGACCCTGTTTATACACATTCTGTAGAAGGTCtatcaaaagaagaaagtttGTCTTTGTTTGTGAAATGTGCATTCAAGGAAGGAGAAGACAAACTATATCCAAATCTCTTGCCAATTGCAGATGAAATAGTGAAAAAGTGTAAAGGGGTTCCACTGGCCCTGAAGAGTTTAGGTGGTCTACTTTATTCGAAAGTCGATGAAAGCGAGTGGGAATTGGTGAGAGGTAACGAGATTTGGgaattggaagaaaatgagggaggCATCTTACCTGCATTGCAATTGAGCTATAATCAAATGCCAATTCATTTGAAGCGATGCTTTGCTTATTGCGTTAATTTTCCAAAGGATTATGATTTCAGTAATATCCTTTTAATTGAACAATGGGTGGCACATGGATTAATCATCCAAATGTCTCCTAACAAAAAACAAGAGTTGGAAGATATTGGAGAATTGTACATTAAAGAGTTAATGTCGATATGTTTTTTCCAATTAGatcttcaagaaaatctttttggcATGTATTCCTTCAAAATGCATGATCTCGTCCATGATCTTGTACTCTCTATTGGCCATGAAGAGTGGTCGGAAATAGACTCTGACAATAAAGACATGGCCTCGACAGTTCGTCATTTGTCAATTTCATCTAGTAGCCAACAAGTTTCGAAGTTCTCAAACAAGTTAACTAATGTGAGGAGCATCATGTACCGAAACGAACCACACGTGTCCTCAGTTGAAGCATGCATCTCAAGATTCAAGTCTTTACGTCTGTTAACTATACCTTATtcagattttgagaatttgccAAGTTCCATTGGTACTCAAAAGCATTTGAGATATCTCGGCCTATCTCTTAATCAGTCAATCAAGAAGCTTCCTAATTCCATTTGCAAGTTACACAATTTGCAAACCTTGTTACTTGATGGATGTAGAGACCTTGAACGACTGCCCAAAGATATGAGGAACATGATCAACCTTAGGTTTCTTACGATTTCAACAAAAGATACATGCTTGTTCGTGAATGGAGTATGTTGCTTTAATTCTCTTCAGATTTTATGGGTGGTGGAGTGTCCAAGACTCGAATGCTTGCTTCCACAGATGGACAGGTGCCTCACCAACCTTCGTATGTTGGTTTTTGTGGAATGTGAAAGTTTGACCTCTTTGCCACCTATTATCAAGCACCTAAAAGCCTTAGAGTCATTGTACATTTGTGATTGTGAAGAGATAGATTTGacgggaggaggaggaggagatgcacAGGACCTCAATTTGAGACTCCAAATCTTGTATATAACAAATTTACCAAAGTTGGAGATTTTACCCGAATGGCTCCTAGGATCTGCAAACACTTTAAAGCACCTACATATCGAGCAGTGTGAAAATCTGAAGGCGTTGCCAGAGTGGTTACCAACTCTGAAATCACTTCAGACATTGGAGATCATTGAATGCAATGAGCTATCATCTCTACCGGAGGGGATTCGTCATAtgaaaacattaagaaaactGGTGATCATTCCTGAGCTCTAA